TGTACTGCATCAACACAGGCAGCATCCTTGGCTGATGCCCCGGGATTCTCGAAGGCCTTTACGCCTCCTGTTTCGGTATCCACTATGACGAAAAAGGGACTGCGTGAAAACCGCGGCTCAATTTCAGAATCCATGGATTTGCCCTTTGATGTAATCGCAACCTTCATTGTCCGACTCCTCTCTGACTGACGGCTATAGCATGTTACGATGAAATGAAAAGGGTATGACACGTTTTTAAAACCACATTATTTTTTGTACAATAACACCCGCAAAACGTCAACTTGAAAGCCCACCCAGTAATCATCCTCCAAAAAAAATCGATTGATGCCGGCGTTCAAAGAAGCATCGATCTTTTCTGCAAAAAAATATGGATCCGCCCCTCAAGCGTAATCTCACAATCATTTGAAATAGGACAAGGCGCTGTTACGGAGGACACCACTTTGGCAAGTCATTCTTCCGGCAGCGCTGTTGGCGTGCCACCTCCAAAATAGATGGCCTGGAAAGGATGAGCCTCAACAAAAAGGGCACTGACTGTGAGATCCATCTCTTTGACAAGGGCATCTGCGTATTGCTCGCCAAGGTCCGAACGATAGGCATTTTGAAAAAAGCCGCAGTATCCATGCACACATCCAATACATTATGAGGGAAATCCCACAAAAAAAACGATGTCCCTATAAATGCTCTTCCCAAGAAATATGGACGGATCCTCCCCAGAATCACTCAATTCGGCTCACAAACAAAGGGCGGAATAGCCTGATTACCGCCCTCTCCTTCAAAATACCCTGCAGGACCATGGCGTCCTTTCATTTGATTCATTCGATGATGTTGGAATTCCGTTAGACGAACAATTGTATCGTTTTGTCTACAAGGGAAAACATTTGTGACGCGTTGATATCCCTTGACATCATGCTGAACACCCTTTATGTAGTTGGCTTAATGTCCATTCTGGGGAGGACCACGACGAACAAGGCGGATCTCATAGAGGCACTGAAGAAGGAAACCGGCCTCACAAAAGCAAAAGCTGCGGAAGTCGTCAGGTTGTTCTTCGACGAAATGTCCAGAGCTCTCGCAAGGGGCGACAGGGTCGAGATCAGGGGTTTTTGTAGCATCTATGTCAAGGATTACAAGGACTACACAGGCAGAAACCCCAAGAGTGGTGTGCACACCCACGTGCTACCGAAGAAACTACCCTTCTTCAAATGTGGTCAGGAATTGAAGGAGAGGATCAATTATTGATAGACCAGAGAATCACACACGGAGGAAAGTAATCATGGCAAAGCTTAAGAAGGATCTGCAGGCGGTGACCAGAGGCCTGAAGGCACTTACAAAAAAAACGGAGAGTCTGGTCAAGGCGGTTGACAAGCCCGAAAAGGCCCAAGTTGCCAAGAAACCGAAAGCTAAAGCCAAGGCTAAACCCGCAAGAAAAGTGACTGCGAAGAAACCGAAAGCCAAGGCCGAGCCTAAAGCAACAAAGAAGGCTCCCGCGAAGATGAAAGCTACAGCTCCCACTGCTACTGACCAGGTACTCCAGATCATCAAGAGGTCAAAGAAGGGCGCTGACGTCCCCACAATAGTGAAGAAGACGGGGCTTGATGACAAGAAGGTCAGGAATATAGTTTCCAGGGCGTTCAGTCTGAAGAAGATAAAGAGAACTGGACGGGGAGTTTATGTGGGGGCGTAGTACCCGGCACACACCTTGGTGTTTTTTGCCATGCCTAGCTGTTGTTGATCCTTTTCTAAGAAGGGTGGTAGTATTGGATATGTCTGCAGATCAGCTAAAAACAAGCCATGGTTTTGGGGATTTCGTCTATTGGAATCTGTTCATAGCTATTCCTTTTGTCACTGCCTGTATAGCCATTTCTAAGAGCTCAACGGTGGGGATGATTGCCTACATCATCGCATCGATACTTATTCTCTCGGTTGGCGTCTTCAAATCATTCTGCACTCATTGCCCTCATTATGTTCAAAGCAAGAATACTGTGAAGTGTATGTTTCTTCGAGGCATACCTAAGTGTTTCACACAAAAGGCAGGGCCTTATGATCTTGTTGAGCAGGTTATCGTGGCAATTTCGTTGATAGTCTGGATAGTTATGCCTATATATTGGTTGTGCTTGCATCCAGGTTTGCTGGCAATCTATTTTGTCTCACTCATAGTGTTCGGTGCAACGGTGAGAAGATATGAATGCAGTCGATGCATTCATTTTCATTGCCCTGCCAACAGTGTACCAGAAGATGTAAAGAGCCGGTCCTTGGACACTAATCCCCACCTGACAAATCACCCAACCTAATGCCCGTTCAAAAGTCCGATTTAGATCCTTGCCTGGAGACTGCCCTTTTTCTTCCTCCACTCCCTTAAAACTACGTTCCATGATTCGGACACAGACGCAGCGTCTCCAATACTTCGGGGGGCTGTTCACTGTAACGCCCGTGTCTCCCTTTCTTTGACTTGCAACAAAATCAGAGCCGAACCTTTTGCCCTTTCACAATACCTTTGGCAATCCAGATCTTCTTTCCAGTATCTTTAGCCCCGCTGAAATCAATGCCATTGATGTGATGCGGTTGGTGCATTGGTTGTCAGGTTAACTTCATCAAATAATCCGATTAATGCTGGCTGTGTTTGGTTGTTGATTTATTTAAGGATGTCCCGCTTTTCCGCCCCGGATGAATCTGTCGGTTTCAGTTTAGATGATCATCTTCGCCAGGATATCCTATGGGGAATGTCTGGTGACGTGACGACTAACCTAGTCCAATGAGGCTACCACCCTGATAGATGATGAATGCTACGAGCCAGGCCAGGCCAGTGCTGTAGAAGATGCTAAAGAGGGTCCACTTCCATGAATTGGTTTCACGCCTGATAACGGCAACTGTGGCAAGGCATGGGACATAAATCAGAACAAAGGCCATCATGGCATATGCAGAAAGGGGGGTCATGCCGGATCTTTTCAAGGCCAGCTTCAGAGCCTCGCTTCTTTCATCCTCTTCACTCCCGACGGCATAAAGAACACCCATGGTACTTACTACGATCTCTTTTGCCACAAAGCCGGTCAGGACTGCTACACTGCCACGCCAGTCCATCCCGATTGGAGCAAGGACCGGGGCAAACATCTTTCCCAGGCGCCCCATGTAAGACCTTTCCACTTTCTCTTTGGCCATCTCAGCCTCAAGGGCTGAAACGGCCTTGTCTCTTTTCCGGACGAGTTCTTCCCGCAAGCCACCCTCTGCCTCGGAGATGGAAATCTCATATTGCGCCGTGCCACTTGCTATCTCCGTTTCGTAATCCCTTGAAAACTGAACTTCCTGCGGGAAAGCACTCAAAAACCACACAACGACCGAACCGATCAGTATCACGCCTCCCATCTTCCTCAGAAAGATCTTGCTTCGATCCCACATATGAATCAATAGAGATCTCAACATAGGGGCCCTGTAAGGCGGCAGTTCCATAACAAAGGGCGCAATCTTCCCCCTGAGCAAGGTCGATCGGAACAAACGCCCAATAACAATCGCCAGCACGATACCAAGGGCATAAATCGAAAAAATGGCATTACCGGCCTTTGCTCCAAAAAACGTTCCGGCCAGCAGGATGTACACTGGGAGC
The genomic region above belongs to Deltaproteobacteria bacterium and contains:
- a CDS encoding integration host factor subunit beta, which encodes MSILGRTTTNKADLIEALKKETGLTKAKAAEVVRLFFDEMSRALARGDRVEIRGFCSIYVKDYKDYTGRNPKSGVHTHVLPKKLPFFKCGQELKERINY